The genomic DNA CTGGAGCCTGAAGAAGCTCGCGAGGGGGACGGGCCAGCGCGTCCAGGTCGTGAGGAAGCCAAGGGTGCTGCCGTCGACCCGGCGATTCGACAAGATGCCGGTCTGGAAGGTGCTGCTGTTCACCAACCCGCTCTTCATCGCGCTGTTCCGACGGTGGAAGGCGGCGTGGGCGGACTGGTACAAGCGTCCGGTGCGGTAGACGCCAGAACTCACCAGGGGTTGGTGGCGTCCATCTCCCACTTGGTGATGTTCGTGACGGCGATAGGGCTGTCCTCGGCGAAGAGCCTGAAGCCCCTGCTGTCGTCCCTGGTGGGGTAGACCCTCTGGACGATGCAGGTCCGCGAGTTGACGAATATCTCGATGATGGAGCGGTCGATGAACACGTCGATGTCCAGCCTTGCGCCTGGCTCCAGAGGGAACGGCACGATCTGCTGACGGACTCCACTGGAGTGGTCGCGCATGTCGCGGCCGTAGCTCAGGTCGTCGTTCTGGCTGGCCCTCTCGAAGTCGACCACGAACTGCTGACTCTCAGCGTCATAGGCCACGACCGTCTCCTCTTCGCCTCCAGGCGAGCACAGCAGCTTCATCCCGAAGCGTGAGGCGTCGTTCGGCTCGATGGTCAGCTTGATCTCCATGCAGTCGTACTCGAAGCCGTCGAGCGTTATCTCCTCGCCTTCAGATAGGGTGACGTCGTCGTGGCGGCGCTCGTCGTGGCGCAGGGAGCGCAGCTCCTCGACAGGATCGATGAGCAGGCTGTTGTCGTCGTCGGGTGTGAACTGCCACGGCAGCGTCATGATGCTGTTCCAGCCGAACGTCTCCCAGTTATGGCCGCGAGCCTCGCGAACCCAGCCCCAGAAGATCCGTCTGCCCCTGTCGTCCAGCAGCGTCTCGGGGCCAACGACCAGGCTGCCCCGGTGGCCGAGCTGACCGTGGATCTCGGGGTAGAACTGCTCGTTCTCGTACCGCCCGATGTAGTACTGCGCCTTGCCATAGGGCTGGTGCGTGTGCATCACCAGCATGTGCCTGTCGCCGAAGGGGAAGAAGTTGGAGCACGCGCAGTCTTCGATCTCCTCGGTCCACTTCCTGTCGGACTTGTAGAAGGGGCCAACGTACTCCCACTCCCGCAGGTAGCTGGACCTGAACAGGCTGGTGGAGTCGCCCTCGTAGCTGGGACGGAAGTTCTTGTTGCCGATCAGGGCGTAGTAGGTGTCGCCCTCCTTCCAGCCGCTGGGGTCGAAGATCACGCACTCCGGCAGCCTGCTGGAGGCCCTTGTCTCCTCGCCCTCCAGCCCCGGGTCGAGTGGTATCACAGGGTTCTCAGCGAGAGGGACCCAGTTGTCCAGGTTGTCGTCGTGGCTCTGGTAGATGCAGATGCCCCGACCGGGCATGTTGGTGATGATGGTGGGCACGTCGGCGCCTGCCATCACGTCGCCGCTGTTGAAGTAGTCTCCCCTGCTGCCCTCCAGCGGCTCACGCAGTGACGCCTTGTGGTAGCGCCAGTGGAGGAGATCCCTGCTGGAGACGTGCTGCCAGCTCGAGAAGTCGCGCTGGCCGTGACCGTTGGGGATCTTCTGGAGGTAGCCGGTGTGGTACCTGCCCTTCCAGAACACAGTGCCGTTGACGTCGTTCCAGCGACCCTCCGGCGGCACGAAGTGGTACCGCGGCCTGAACTTGTCCGCGACAAGCCTCTCCCGCATCTCGTAGGACTGCATCAGGTATTGGTCGAAGTCTTTCATCTACGTCACTCCGTGGAGCTATTGCGGGGATCTCGGGCTGGGAAGACTGGCTGTGTCCAGGCGCGGGGGCCGGAGGAGGAGACTACGGTGGCGCGGATGTAGTCTTCGGTCCCGTTGGTCCTGTACTCAGCGGTGAGGCCTGAGGTCTCGGCCAGTAGCTCGCCGTCTTTGCCGGTGAAGCGGGTTGTGTAAACGAAGTCTCGCTCCTGTTCGATCTCAAGCGAGATTCCCTCTGCGGAGCACTCCAGCCGGGTGAGGGTCACGCCGGTTGAGGCGTAGAACCTGCCTGACGCCAGGCCGTCTACGATCGCCTCCTGTGTCAGCTCGTCGGCCTGCACCATGACCCAGCCACGTCCGGGATTCGACATCCACGGTGCGAAGTCGTGATAGTTGTGCGAGTCATCGGTGGCCACCCCGAAGATCACCCGGCCGGCGCTGAGAACGCCGTCCCAGATCTCTTCGCAGCTCGGTCTGTCGGGAGCGCCGAAGAGGTTCGTGCCCGGGTGTCCGTTGAACACCTCCAGCAGGCTGGCGCCCTTGACCTGGCTTATTTGCCGGTGGTCGAACGCCCACTGAAAGTTCGGGTGATTGATGGATGCTATGCCGCCGGCCTGGACTATCGCGTCGACGTTGGCCTGCAGCGTCGAGACCACGTCGTCAGCGTCGATAGGCTCGACGATCCGCGAGATGCCTATTCCATTGATGTGTACCGGCGTTTCGCCGCCGTGTATACGGACGCTGACCTCCTCGCCCGGCACCATCAGCGGCTTTCGGAAGCGGCGCCGGCCCGAGCCGTAGTCCAGCAGCGTCAGGTGATTGTGGTCGCTCAGCACCAGGAAGTCGTAGCCGTGTCTCCGGTACCAGCTCGTGACCTTGTGCGGGTCCTCGTCGCCATCCGACTCGGTCGTGTGCGTGTGGATGTTTCCCTTGTACCACTGTGCTCCGCTCATCCATACCGCCTTTCGGTGAGACACCAGGCCATAGTTCGGTGCCCAAGTATACAGGCCCACCAGGTAGCAGTTCAGCCCTCATCGAAAGCTGGAGCCTGTGTCAGTTTGGTGGGCAGTGTTTTCACCCTCACCCTAACCCTCTCCCTGAGGGAGAGGGGACTTTAGATTCCGTAGGGAGGCACCCACCAAATTGACGCAGCTTCCGAAAGTTGAGTCGTCTGTTACCGTAGGCCTTGGGTGACCCCGTCACCCGGCACAGTGGGGTCAGTAGTCCAACAGCGAGGAGGAGGAGGATATGAAACTCTCAATTGATAGGGTCCAGAGGCTTGGAGTCATCGAAGACCTCCCGTACGCGAAGATGATCGGTGACAATGAGTTGCGTGAGCTCGTCTACGACGCCTGGGCGATGTCTCTCTCGTCGAGCAGCTTCGACAGGATCAACGACATGGCCTGCTCCGGCGGCCCCGGTGGGCCGGAGTTGAAGGGACGGGGCCAGGCGGCCCATCTCAACGGAGTGGCCCGGATCGGCGTATCCATTGCGCAGGGGCTGAAGGACGAGGTCGGCCACTTCCATGTGGACATCGACGAGGTGATCGCCGGAGGTCTGTGCCACGACCTAGGCAAGGCGTGGGAGTACGATCCCGCCAACATCGAGAGATGGAGCGACCCTCGGATCACGGGTGCGCCGTCCATGCGCCATCCGGTGTTCGGGGTCTTCGTCGCGCTTACTGCAGGCCTGCCTGAGCAGATCGCGCACATCGCCGGCGGCCACTCAGCCGAAGGCCTGAACATCACCAGGAGCCTGGCCGGCGAGATAATCGCGATCGCAGACGAGACGTTCTGGAAGGTCCTCGCGAGCGGCCAACTTCTGGAAGGCTAGCCCGTCGCGGCCTCGGACTCGGGGTGGGTGGTGAGCAAGGCGCAGGAGACTCTGCGCTATCTCGGACGCTGATCGTACCCGCGGTGTCTCAGGGCTTGCGGGCTACCCAGATCATCTCGGTGCTGGACTCGTCGAAGTCGGAGAGGTCGAAGTCGCCGTAGAGGGACTCGATCTCGAAGCCGCATAGCTGCAGCATGTAGTGGACCTCCCAGCGGTGGCAGTAGCGGAGCTGGTAGTCGCGGTACATGCTGCGGGTGACGACGTTGTCGCGGTCGAGATCTTCGATCAGGATACGCACGCTGACGATCTGGTTGTGGAAGTCGTACCGGCTCTGCTGGTACAGCACGCGGGTGAGACCGGTCTCCGGGTCGGTTACGTCCATGAGGTGTCGCAGATCGTCGCTCTGCTCCAGCGCCATGTTCGGGTCGGGGACGAATATGTTGAAGACCAGTATGCCCTCGGGCTGGAGGTGTTCGTAGATCCGGCGCAGTGCGCTGAACTGGTCCTCGACGGTGAGCATGGCAAGGAAGCCCCTGAACGGCATAGTAACCAGCGGAAATTTTTTTCCCTTTCCTTCTTGATCGCGAAGGGTGAAGTCTCTTATGTCTGCCTGGATGAGTTCGAGGCTGCCGGCGTCTTCACCTAGGTTGGCGACCTTGCGTGAGGCTACCGCGAGCATGGCTTCGGAGTTGTCCACGCCGACGACGTCTATGCCATGCTCGGCTGTGGGGACCGCGACTCGGCCTGTGCCGACGCCGAGCTCGAGTACCGGGCCTCCTGACTCGATGGCGGCGCTGGTGTACAGGGGGATGTCGGAGCGGACGTATGAGTAGACCGAGTCGTAGATCTCGGCCCAGGGATCGTAAATGGTTTCTTGGCTATTGGGCATGGTGTAGGTGGAACAGTGTTAGTCACCGTCTTTCTGAGGGAGATGAGAAAAGTAGGTGTTCGAGCTTCTCACCCTCACCCCAGCCCTCTCCCTGAGGGAGAGGGGGTCTTTTGGTTGTCATTTAACTTTGTCTGAGCCTACCCCTGTCAGCCCGTCAAGGGAGAGGGGGTAGTTATCAGAGTCTTTGGGCGATTGGCTCATGTTATGCGCTGGTCAGGTATTCGAGGGCGGCTCGGATGCGCTCTTCGTCGGGGGCCTCGGACTTGGTCCTGGAGATGGCTTCGTGGGCCTCGGTGTAGCCGTAGCCGAGGGCTGTCAGCGCGTCGACGAGGTCGGAGTCCACTCCCCCACCGTCGGTGCGAGCGAAGTCCAGGTCGAGCTTGCCCTTCAGCTCCAGCACGATCCTGCTGGCTGTGCGGCGTCCGACTCCGGGCACAGTCGACAGCGCCCTAGTGTCGCCGGCCTCGACAGCCTCCAACAGCGACATGGGGCTGAAGCGTCCCAGCATGGCGAGCGCGAGTCGAGGGCCGATGCCGCTGATGTTCAGCAGCGTCTCGAAGGTGTGCTTCTCGTCCTCAGTCGGAAAGCCGTACAGGGAGATGCTGTCCTCCCTGACCTGGAGGGATGTGTAGAGTGTGATGTCCTGGCCGACCCTGCCGACGCCGTCGATGGCGGTACCGGGAATGCTGACGCGGAGTGTGATGCCGCCCATACCGACGTCGACCCAGTCCTCGCCGGTCCGCTGGAGAGTGCCAGAGATCGATGTGACCAGTGATGAGACCATCGGCTACTCCCACATCTCGATGCCGAGTGTCTGGGTGGACTGTACGTGGCAGATGGCGACTGCCAGCGCGTCGGCCCTGTCGGGCGGATCGAGCGGGTCTGAGAGTCCGAGCAGCGTCTGCACCATTCCCTGGACCTGCTCCTTGGAGCTTCCGCCGTAGTCGGTGACAGCCTTCTTGACCTCGCGAGGCGCGTAGGTGGTGACGGGCACGCCGTGAGACGCGGCTGCGATCATAGCGACGGCCTGCGACTGTCCGATGGCCACAGCGGCCTTGACGTTGCGGGACACGAAGG from Dehalococcoidia bacterium includes the following:
- a CDS encoding glycoside hydrolase family 32 protein yields the protein MKDFDQYLMQSYEMRERLVADKFRPRYHFVPPEGRWNDVNGTVFWKGRYHTGYLQKIPNGHGQRDFSSWQHVSSRDLLHWRYHKASLREPLEGSRGDYFNSGDVMAGADVPTIITNMPGRGICIYQSHDDNLDNWVPLAENPVIPLDPGLEGEETRASSRLPECVIFDPSGWKEGDTYYALIGNKNFRPSYEGDSTSLFRSSYLREWEYVGPFYKSDRKWTEEIEDCACSNFFPFGDRHMLVMHTHQPYGKAQYYIGRYENEQFYPEIHGQLGHRGSLVVGPETLLDDRGRRIFWGWVREARGHNWETFGWNSIMTLPWQFTPDDDNSLLIDPVEELRSLRHDERRHDDVTLSEGEEITLDGFEYDCMEIKLTIEPNDASRFGMKLLCSPGGEEETVVAYDAESQQFVVDFERASQNDDLSYGRDMRDHSSGVRQQIVPFPLEPGARLDIDVFIDRSIIEIFVNSRTCIVQRVYPTRDDSRGFRLFAEDSPIAVTNITKWEMDATNPW
- a CDS encoding CehA/McbA family metallohydrolase — protein: MSGAQWYKGNIHTHTTESDGDEDPHKVTSWYRRHGYDFLVLSDHNHLTLLDYGSGRRRFRKPLMVPGEEVSVRIHGGETPVHINGIGISRIVEPIDADDVVSTLQANVDAIVQAGGIASINHPNFQWAFDHRQISQVKGASLLEVFNGHPGTNLFGAPDRPSCEEIWDGVLSAGRVIFGVATDDSHNYHDFAPWMSNPGRGWVMVQADELTQEAIVDGLASGRFYASTGVTLTRLECSAEGISLEIEQERDFVYTTRFTGKDGELLAETSGLTAEYRTNGTEDYIRATVVSSSGPRAWTQPVFPARDPRNSSTE
- a CDS encoding HD domain-containing protein; translation: MKLSIDRVQRLGVIEDLPYAKMIGDNELRELVYDAWAMSLSSSSFDRINDMACSGGPGGPELKGRGQAAHLNGVARIGVSIAQGLKDEVGHFHVDIDEVIAGGLCHDLGKAWEYDPANIERWSDPRITGAPSMRHPVFGVFVALTAGLPEQIAHIAGGHSAEGLNITRSLAGEIIAIADETFWKVLASGQLLEG
- a CDS encoding class I SAM-dependent methyltransferase; translated protein: MPNSQETIYDPWAEIYDSVYSYVRSDIPLYTSAAIESGGPVLELGVGTGRVAVPTAEHGIDVVGVDNSEAMLAVASRKVANLGEDAGSLELIQADIRDFTLRDQEGKGKKFPLVTMPFRGFLAMLTVEDQFSALRRIYEHLQPEGILVFNIFVPDPNMALEQSDDLRHLMDVTDPETGLTRVLYQQSRYDFHNQIVSVRILIEDLDRDNVVTRSMYRDYQLRYCHRWEVHYMLQLCGFEIESLYGDFDLSDFDESSTEMIWVARKP
- the ruvA gene encoding Holliday junction branch migration protein RuvA — protein: MVSSLVTSISGTLQRTGEDWVDVGMGGITLRVSIPGTAIDGVGRVGQDITLYTSLQVREDSISLYGFPTEDEKHTFETLLNISGIGPRLALAMLGRFSPMSLLEAVEAGDTRALSTVPGVGRRTASRIVLELKGKLDLDFARTDGGGVDSDLVDALTALGYGYTEAHEAISRTKSEAPDEERIRAALEYLTSA
- the ruvC gene encoding crossover junction endodeoxyribonuclease RuvC, yielding MIVLGIDPGTYSMGIGAVEVDGDQYAVTLSTALNPPRKAGIAERLAWLHERLDSIVQDLNPEVVAIESPFVSRNVKAAVAIGQSQAVAMIAAASHGVPVTTYAPREVKKAVTDYGGSSKEQVQGMVQTLLGLSDPLDPPDRADALAVAICHVQSTQTLGIEMWE